TGGAAGCACAATCTCATCTCCCGAAAAAGACAGGGTCAAATACTGGTTGGTAATTTTTGTTACCACTCCAGGAATAGTCAAAGAAACACCCTGAAGCTGAAGGGATCCACCAAGAGAAGGTTCTGCTTGACTTCCTGTAAGTGAGATCTGCGCGAACATCGCACCACTTACACGAATATTCCACCACTTATCTAAAAAGTCAAAACTTGCCCTATTCCTGCTCGTAAGGTTGAGTGTTTGTCCCATGCTTCCAGAAAGATTGCCACTTACAAAGGGGAAAAGATATTCTACATTCAAAGCCCTATCTCTAACTTTATACATTCCGTTAAAACCATAGAGCTGTTTTTTTGTAAAGACTACCTCATCTTGTTTAAAAAGAACCTCTCCACTAAAAGATGGTTGCGGCTTCCCAAAAAAAATCCAGTTCGGAACGCGATAGGAAAAAAAGTATTGTGCCTCTTTTTGCTCGTAAGCGCCAATGAATTGCATTTGAAAAAGCTTTTTATCCTGTGCCGAGAGAAAAAAATTCCACCCACCTTGCTGTCTTTTTATGTCCCAAAAACCATCTCCACTCATCTCCCAGCCCTGCCACTTCCCTGTGATATTGTAAATATCAAGACGGGAACCAATTTTTTTCACATCTTTCAAGGCAATTTCTACGTTTTCTCCTGCCATTATCACCTGTCCCTCAGCATCAAAGTCCATCCCCTGTCCTTGAAGCTTTCCTACTACATCCAGGATATACTTTGAGCCATCAGGGAAACGGATACCAACCTTTCGGAAATCCCCTATCATCTGCCATGTTTGTTCTTCCATCCGAAGGCGAACCCCTCCACCACGGATAAAAAACACTTGAGCATCAAGACCTGTGCGTGTTTGAGCCATCATGCCCTTTCCTATGAGCACATCTCCCTGGAGATTTAACCAAAAATTTTCTATCTGTAAAGCATTATTAGAAGAGACAAGCTTCAAACGAAGTTCATAAGGAGTTTTATTCATAAAAAGTGTGGTCCTCATTTCCAGCCCGGAGATGAATCCCTTTTTCCATTGATAAAAACCCCGGCTTTGAACAAAAGAAGAGAGAGACTTTGAAAGATAAAAAGGCATCGAAGATATCTCCCAATCCAATCTCCCATCCTCAAGGGTATGTTCAAATCGAACCTGAATATTTGTTTTTACGAGTAAATTTCCTTTGCCATTTTCTTCAAGACCATCCCACGTATACTTCAACTCAAATGGTGTTTGCCCCAAAAGTGGAAATCTGGCATTTCCCGTCATGGTGATATACATCCATCGCCTTTCAGGATAGTTTACATCTACAGTTATTACACCTTTTTGAATCCCTTCTCTACTAAGAAAGAGATTGGATAAGAAAACATGGGTGTTTGTCGGTGTAGGCACAAAAATCGTATAATCAGTCCCTGCAAGAAAACTTCTTCCCTGCAAAAATAACTTTCCCTGCATTTTCCCGAAGATTGAAATCTCTCCCCGAGGAGTCATAAAAAAAGATCCCTTTGTTGAAAGCTTCATCCTCTCAAGATCAAAACCAGAGAAAAAAACAGTTTTTGAAAGTGCTTTTCCCTCTATATCACGCCCCTCAAAATCCACGGAAACATCCTTGCCTATTCGACCTGAAAATCGAAGGTTATGATTATTATCACTTACAAAGACAAGCTCATTGGTTTCAAAATGGTATTGAATACGACTACTCCCCGTTTTTCCCCCATTAACCGCAAAATCATGAATCACGAGCGAACCTTCCTGTCCTTTAGACACAAGAGAAACCTTTCCACTGAGAAAGAGGAAGTTAGGTATCACCATCAATGAATCACATTGCCCATCTAACACCATCCCCGAGGAAAGATTTTGCCATCTTGCCCTGGCTTGTCCCCCTTTTTTAGTATTCAGCGTAAACTCTCCTCTTTCAGGACCGGAGTTAAAAGAAAACATCTGACTATTTGAACCTTTGAGAGATATCTCTAAAAGAGACTTTTGTTTCTCCCATGTCATATACGCAAGATACTCACCAGGAGAAAAATAGTGCTCAAATATACCTTTCTCTCCAAGCCGGGAATACTCAAGTTTTCCTTTTTGCCTGTAAGAAAACGTTTCATTCTGGAAATCAACATGAAATTCCTCGGTGGCATTTGTTACTACCAGATCATGTTGACGATAGAGGGATAAATCCAAACGAAGGTTCGTCAACAGAGCAACAGAAAACCCTCCCACAGACAAAGAAAGACCACTTTCTACGAGTGTATTCCACCAATGTGGTCC
This sequence is a window from Thermospira aquatica. Protein-coding genes within it:
- a CDS encoding translocation/assembly module TamB domain-containing protein, whose protein sequence is MFSLKRIVLALLTGLLLYVLGMVAVDVLLARQKSAIEAFLAQQFPDISITIERLYNMPFVFFGAKNVVLRTGETGSLVVRRVRIFYLPNIFWDPVRSVYRIEIDSGEGDLVINELFRYFTASSSFSLKGFYPTIVVTKSDFRISFWQTLFARFQVDRALFRMKPIGWEGFYTGDISIFDVYGMEYLRGSGNLRLLSYGPHWWNTLVESGLSLSVGGFSVALLTNLRLDLSLYRQHDLVVTNATEEFHVDFQNETFSYRQKGKLEYSRLGEKGIFEHYFSPGEYLAYMTWEKQKSLLEISLKGSNSQMFSFNSGPERGEFTLNTKKGGQARARWQNLSSGMVLDGQCDSLMVIPNFLFLSGKVSLVSKGQEGSLVIHDFAVNGGKTGSSRIQYHFETNELVFVSDNNHNLRFSGRIGKDVSVDFEGRDIEGKALSKTVFFSGFDLERMKLSTKGSFFMTPRGEISIFGKMQGKLFLQGRSFLAGTDYTIFVPTPTNTHVFLSNLFLSREGIQKGVITVDVNYPERRWMYITMTGNARFPLLGQTPFELKYTWDGLEENGKGNLLVKTNIQVRFEHTLEDGRLDWEISSMPFYLSKSLSSFVQSRGFYQWKKGFISGLEMRTTLFMNKTPYELRLKLVSSNNALQIENFWLNLQGDVLIGKGMMAQTRTGLDAQVFFIRGGGVRLRMEEQTWQMIGDFRKVGIRFPDGSKYILDVVGKLQGQGMDFDAEGQVIMAGENVEIALKDVKKIGSRLDIYNITGKWQGWEMSGDGFWDIKRQQGGWNFFLSAQDKKLFQMQFIGAYEQKEAQYFFSYRVPNWIFFGKPQPSFSGEVLFKQDEVVFTKKQLYGFNGMYKVRDRALNVEYLFPFVSGNLSGSMGQTLNLTSRNRASFDFLDKWWNIRVSGAMFAQISLTGSQAEPSLGGSLQLQGVSLTIPGVVTKITNQYLTLSFSGDEIVLPRQKLATSTGVFWIQGAMKPFQNGLFSFRLGAQRSSDVFRFQTPVFTGVIQPEILTIGGSLDDITVGGNLRLRQSRIWVSLQDFWSRGNEFFLPVQLALSVFLDQRLAFQSEVVDMVFEPGSVLKISGALPQPSLKGKLSVASGRLRYLTQNFQIVEGIVSFENDFLPEVEFQSKYRYRSLQDNIEIYLTFLGKLPKINLVNFYSVPERRKEEIISYLGLPQMVTNTNVSSQTVASLFSTGAGLAEEVLILSPFSARLRQQLGLDMFVIRSTLAQNYARYLTGGISNLTLPALLEGTSLSVGRYILPNIFVEADIALQGVFGSNQVTLRPVYSFGVSYSLQGVEVGWSYEPLLNTTETLEYEQKIEINYKRRF